The genomic window GAACTATCCGGTTCGGTCCGCTCAATGAACCGTTTTGTTATTAAACTGGCATTGAACCTTCCAAACCGACGATTGAACCGTCGAACCGGACGACCCGTCCGGTCTTTTGCAAACCGGTCATAGCTTAAAAACAAGTATTTGTTTACTATGAAAAGGCCCATTCCAGGCCCAATGCTTACAAACTCAACCTAATAAACCATCTTTGGTCCAAGCCACTAGAGGCCTAGTCCAATGATAAGATTAAAACACTATCATTCGGGCCATGTCTACAAGCCCAATTTgcagcattttttattttaatataacaCTTGCAGTTGGGCCATGCTTCCAGGCCCAGCTTGCTGGCTTGTTTGGCTTAAAGGCAAGTTGGAAGGTATTTATAGAGCACATGGAGCACATAAAATTCTTGTGCTTCTGATGTGGGATTGGGAATGAGACTATTAGAGGAAAACATTGCCTCTAGAGGATTGGACGCATGgaactttgattttatttcaaaattttatcatataaaatctttaaaaaaatgtaaatatttaaattcctatttatttgtataataattataaaaaataatataaattagtcaatagaataatttaaaaacaataaaatacaaagacaaaaggataaaattaaatattttaaattttttcatcttaaatatattttctttcttaaatattacatatttctatttaataaaatttaaaatattaaactttatcatttaatttaatataccaaatataaaaatcaaacattattaaaatttgtaattttatatatttttaattttaataatatataaatgatatatttatgacgtcactggttcgatagcggttcgaccgccggtccgaccggtgaaccgtgaaccggtaacttttttggttcgatcaccggtccggttcgatcaccggtccggttctgaaaacattgggtTTTACTAGTAACAATCAGTTTAGCCCTAATTTTGGCGGAGGTAATTTTTCTCTTAGAGGAAGGGGTGGTTTTCAAGGTAGAAGTGGTTTTAACAATGGTGGTCGGAGATCCTGGAATACTTGGAATAATAATGCTACTGCTAATGCTGAAAAGTTGGTATGCCAAGTTTGCATGAAGTTTGGTCATTCTGTAGATAGGTGTTACTACAAATATGATTCTAGTTTTCAAGGTTCTCGTACTCCTGGTTTCACTCCTAGTTTTCAAAGGTCACCTTAAACACAGGTTCAGGGTGGAAACAAGCCTAACATGCAAGTCCTGATGGCTACACCAGAAAACATTTGTGACACCAATTGGTATTCAGACTCGAGTGCCTCGAACCATGTGATTGCAAATGCCAATAATCTGGTTGAACACACACCATATCATGGCAATGAGCAAGTTCATGTTGGCAATAGTATGAGACTCTTTATTAAACATATTGGTCTTTCACAGTTTTCCTCTCATTTCACTTCTCAGTTTTTGTCTTTAAATCATATTCTTCATGTTCCTAAAATCACAAAGAATTTGTTGAGTGTATCTAAATTTGCTAGAGAAAACAATGTATTATTTGAATTCCATCCTAATTTTTGTCTTATCAAAGATCAGGTTTCCGAAATTGTGGTTATGGAGGGAAAACTTAAAGATGGCCTATATGCATTTGATTCATCACAAATTCAACTTCAAAAATCTGCTCCATCTCAAGTTTCTCTTTCACAAAATGTCACTTCCCGTCAATCTAGTCCTAGTGCAAACTGTCAAGTGTTCGTACATGTTTTAGATCTCAAATCTCAGAATGGTAGCTCTATAGTTGGTCTTTGGCATGACAGACTTGGTCATCCATAATTCAAGATTGTACAAACTGTTATGAGTCTTTGCAAACTTtccaaattcaataaaattctaCCTGATTCTATGTGTAAAACTTGTTGTCTTGGCAAAATACATATGCTCCCCTTACTTTAGCAAAGACTATGGCTCCACTAGTGGGAGTCTTAGTTTTGCTAATATAGCCTAGGCCTTTCTTATCTCCATGGGACTTACATTTCTTAAGAATATTATTCAACACTTTAGTCCCATGATGGGAGACCTCattggaagaaaatgaagattttttattttcgatTTCTcgagttaaaatatttttttttcttatggagAGATTAATAATAAGacttaataaatcaaattttctcaagatGATTAATCTTTTCTTTACCAAGCAAATCAATCTTAGATTGTTGTGAGTAAAAAACATAatgagttttcaaatatttttcaattagaaTTTGATATTCAACAACAATATTCTCAAGAAAACTAGCATAAACTCATTGTCAGTCTCATGCTCAAAATTAACGGATGCAATCAAAGCCAAAAAATCATTATGTTCATACCTTGCATCCTTAGAAGTTGTGGAATCACTCACACCAGAATCAGTGTTGCTCCAAGTAGCTTGCATGGATTTTTTAAGGTCCTTGAGACTAAGATAGATAGTAGAAAGATGTCCCAAACCTCCACAATTAACACTTAACCTTTTTGCCTTTAAATAAtcctttgtctttttctttagaGAACCTATCAAatctttttccatttccaaaGTCTTGgtttttattggatttttttattaagtttcaaGGCTTGTTTGACATATTTACCCATATGAGcaagtttttctttatttatccCCTTAGGATATTCAAcctctttttcttcattcttagaagccttaaaaaatttcatttaggTCTCTTAGTGGGGATGATTATTCCCATCAAAATATGGTGAACTATTTAGATGGGCACTAGACCCTGGTTGTTCCATGCTGGAATTATAGGATCAatagaaataagatttttatttaaaatgatgtATTCTTGTTGAGAATTTGGGAATATTAGGGCTAGTTAGATTGATTCTCTTAATATGTCTAACCTTAAAATGGGTTAAGACAAGGTTTATATAGGTCCACAAACCCAGGGgatcaatatttataatttaccaAAAAGAATATTcgtgaattttcaaaaatgaaatctatCATATTCTAGTACATTTGAGAAGATTGCTCAAGTTTACTTAACCATCGCTTGAGCACCTCGGGCACTTAAAGGTTGGATAAACGCTTGATGGTTCCAATGCTTGAGTACTAGTTTTACTGCTCAAGCATCCCCTATTTTTCCAACTCATAAATTCAAGCATTTTAGTTAAGAAAAAAGTAACCGATCCACTCTAACTTTTCAACCACTTAACTTTCCATAAAATAAACCTTTCTAAACTTACTTGTCACTTTTTGATTGAGCCAACAACAACCTTAAATCTTCAGTGAAGAGTAAGTCATTATCTAGAAAGTTTCCTAAGCTAGGATGAATagaaacaaaattgccaacaaacAAAATACAAGATTCAATGTCCTAATAGTctttatttaaatgttattGCATCATTTATACTTAGGTTTGAGAATGTGTGATCATAATTTTCTATCGAGCAATACATGATGCTAAAGAATACaacattaatcatattttcttaattttcttaggtcatgtttgattctaaaaaaaaataatctattttttttctagttaatatcaagtataatttattttaaaatatatatattttttaatttatattattttgtttcttccttTCCATCCCACCCACATTTTGAGTTAAGGATGATGTTTGGtacgattttttatttttgaattttgaaaatcgaGATAtaagcaaggatgaaaatatcggtaatcacggatatatcggtaattcgattttacggatatatcggatatatcggagatatatcggtggatattattggtaggcttaaaattgttaaaaactcatggaaatgtaagaaaaacctcataataatataattagaagtataatagacattttaaaattgttttattgaaaaatttgatatatatatgatataatttgcgatattagatgtaattatatcatgtctatctataagaaatgttaatttcgtaattgttctcattataaagtcacatcaaatacttcatttcattaaataacaataatttgtacacattacattgcaatgtccctttagtaccaaaatgagtttcgatgtggttcaatgggattgatagatgaaggaaccccggcttgctgttggagacaatattggtaccaagtcaatgagcctcgataatattggttataaattctaacatgccatgcatatatctcttgagtcctgCCTACTGCTTCTACATGGATAGGATACTCAAAGTTCACCCATGTGTTAACGCCAAATCCTTTTTCCATCTGATATGGAATTTGGTATGGCATTTGTCTGGAAGGGGAATAATGcgacataccatactcttcatctgttgaacttgaaggttgaccataactcatcacatgaggagggtagacgttagcctcattcgaggagtcactaaattgagtccctatactcatagattcaaaactccctgaaagtaactcctcgttatatggttccatcattcgttctcttcctctataaggcttcccaatagctcctatgcctggaccagctcttctagagccatggtcttcatcctgtgtgcagtgtgtgaaatcattttcacaagtaaATTGGTTGATTGGATATTGACTATGTCGACGTTCATCAATATCTCCTCCCCCATTATCACCTCCATCATCagttccacctcttgaaccatcgtaaccagaagcagaagtacctgcagcactaggtctactactatggCCAGCACTTGTGGAGTCAATCTCTTGCTGGGAATATGTCGCATGAAGGGAATCATCagtatctttgctaaaactttcagagtgaacttcttcggacaacacacgttcaacattaactccaaattctcgAGCATGAGCGGCAATTCATGGATCAGGATTTCCAACTTCGTCATCCAAGTGTATAGGCCTAACCCACTGGAAcaactgattatcttcttcttcacccacctcggctgaaatgtcaagaagatcaaggtaatctttttcagcaactcgatcattttctgcctccatatcgcgtaactttagcctcatattatagtaacaaaaCACTAATTGCTCCAATCGAGAGTAGGCCAAACGATTtcgttgctttgtgtggatgagagCAAACGTGCTCTAATTTCTCTCACATGCAGAAGATGACGcagtttgtgagagaactttgatggctaactttctcaatgtaggtgtttgattcccatacataaaccaccattcagctgcaatgaatttgataatcatataaatacttatgtggtgaacttacaataataataatcaattttttcctataaagactcaccgggcaccatggttgaccttgaTGCAATTGCCGCTCGATCaccgaatcctctttttgcatctcgaaaaagtacaagctatgtattcaacatttaatttgttagtaaacgttcaaataaattgatgaatgaaattattgttttattgacaaaaataacaattttttattcacctcatttccaaattgaccaagcgattcagtagttggatctaattttgcaaaaacatcATGGACAGCTTGAAGTAGTTCCggatcactaccaactccacgcctatattgaaatcttggattcaagaagtatgctacaataaaaattagtagagttagtattttttttttaaagaaacttaaatacaaagtaaaaacttataaagatatatagtatttaagtacctgctgcatgaagtggatgttttagtgttttctgccaacgatcttgtattattttgaacatcCAATCTCCAGCTCCTTGACGAATAAGGTTCTCTTTCATCACGTGCATAAGCTcgtacacaaatggcattgtgggaacaacttcagaatccacaagtcgaagcaccacgtataatggctcatataatgaaactatatttgtcaATCTATCCCAATACGTATGGTCAAACAATAATTGCTCCAATTCTCGTCCAAGTTTTGTTCGACTGAGTTTGTGTTGTGCCCATTCATtactcataaacaattttttcaaatcagcccttttttttagaagactgtcaagagcaatataattggtagcaAACCTTGTAGCTCCTGGTCGAACAATGTTTCCACCACAATACTTTCTCATTTGTGCTAGTAACCAaccatgattgtaaatgaagttagttaTCTTGCGAGCATTGTTTATCACCTCGATAACATTGGGTCTTTTACCGatgtcttcaaagattaagtCGATGCAGTGTGCCGCACACGGAGTCCAATATAAGTTatacttcttcatcaattgtttccctgctttcatgaatgccgacccattatctgtgacaatttggaccacattttccTTACCGACTTCTTTGATAATAGTCTTCAAAAGCTCATATATATACTTGTGGTCTTTGATATAGTTCGATGCATCGACTAACTTAAGGAACACCGTGGTCCCTTtagaataaaccatgaaattaataatacttaatttcgtgggccctgtccatccatctgacattattgtgcacccatatgtcttccatttttccctttgttggttcacataagcttccatttctttgtactccatttccaagtatttgttctttatttcatatggagatggaggttcAATTCCCATTCCTGCACTTCATATGTAAAACATGTCACAAAATACTATACTTACTAAaagtataacacaatataacatttgataaattagtaattacctgcttgttgtgcaccaataatcatattcttgaagtgatgaGACTTTGCTTTTGCGGGTGCGAcactctcataaatgaagaatttgctgattaagcgtcccatcgtttctttaattgcaccacccttgaatatatctttgatatttttttgttttgctgcaGAAGACTTGTAAAGCGAAGGGGCAATAGGGGGTGAATCGTGCGAATGTCGCATACTCTGTGATTTTCGCATCGTCGATGGTATACCAGTAGAAGACTCTCCCGATTTGCGTTTGCTTCCTACAATATTCTCATGTTGTTCACGTTCCCAATTAGATGCTTTCGAGGCACGAACTGCAGATCGATATGCATCTCACTCATCTGGGTGCATATCTGtcggatacatatacacatcttcatcctcagcatcttcatcatcatcatcttcgttTACCAAATGTGTATGATGCGTCCCCATTGTGCCACGTAATTGACTACGAATTTCTTCAATATcagcatttttctttgcttttgctttttgtttgtcATGCACCAACAatcgtatctcttctttcacttcgggCGGCACTCTTggacactttttggtgttgttatgcgGGTCCTTATGCATTAAATGAGACTTGAATCGTGTGATGCCTCCACTTTTCATTACCAAcccacaaaaattacaaattgttccATTTCGATTACCCTCAATTGGTAAACAATACTTCCAAGCCGGATCTCGCCCTGGCACAGCAGAACCACCTTCACTAGCCatgctaaatctattgcaagaaaaatacacttaaatttaaatctatgttaattaaacaaattaaataaattacctaagttaatttttaaaatctaaatgtaattttatgacaaatttactaaatattgaaattaatcataattgaatatgaaaaaaaatcgcgataatataaaaaattgagcatatttaatattccatatatagtagttcatgttaatttagctaattaaataaattacctaagttaatttttaaaatctaaatgtaattttatgacaaatttactaaatattgaaattaatcataattgaatatgaaaataaatcgcgataatataaaaaattgagcatatttaatattctatatatagtagttcatgttaatttagctaattaaataaattacctaagttaatttttaaaatctaaatgtaattttatgacaaatttactaaatattgaaattaattataattgaatatgaaaataaatcgcgataatataaaaaattgagcatatttaatattccatatatagtagttcatgttaatttaactaattaaataaattacctaagttaatttttaaaatctaaatgtaatttgatgacaaatttactaaatattgaaattaattataattgaatatgaaaaaaaaatcgcgataatataaaaaattgagcatatttaatattccataattaaccatgttaattaaattaattacataatttactatgttaattaaattaattaaacaatttagctaagttaattagtttaatgTAATTCTAAATACGAatttaaatcacaaataatcatctaaaataaatatatcataacctaaattaattcaataaaaatatacaaaataattacaattaaatgtaaacatactaattaattaaaaatacatgaattaattattgcaaacaaaattaattataatttcaaacaaacataccttaaaatgattgaataattgagcaatcttggaaaaaattggagtagtaagagaggaaatgaagaatcaaagcaaagatggatgaaattgatgcaaaattggctatttatagatgaaatttgggccaaaatagccgttggaacCTTAAGTTAccgtttaaaattaattttggccGTTGGATCTCTTTGTTAACATTGGGATTCAAATCTGGGCGTTGGATCAACACGGGCGTGATCTGGGCCGTCAGATCACGCTGGAGAGAGAGGGCCGATTTTTCGGAAAAAATCGCCAAAAAATCGGCGATAAATCGCCGATAAATCGGCGACACATGGGATTCTCAGGCgattttatcaaaaaatcgccgatttatCCTGtgtcgccgatatatcggcgattttttCCGAAAAATCTGCCGGCCGACTTATCTCCTCCATTTGTCGTGTCGCCACCCGCCGACACGCGATATATCGACGATATTTCGCCGATTTTTGCCGATTTTTTCCTCCTTGGATATAAGAAGGTTTCTTATATAAAGAATTAGTGAATATAtaatatacttaaaaataaaattttactttacaTTAGAAAGTCACTTAACTTGATTGTATTATAAAGAATCAATTAtactatgtttgattccataaaatactaaaaaaagattaaatatattaagtgaaatgattattatatttggttttattatgaaaaatatgaaagaaaattaaatataattaaattaataagaaacttacattttttaaattatttaatttttatgtagaagagttaaataagtgaaataaatttgatgtaggattttaaatctatttaattttattttttattttatttttctcatattttctttcaaactttaatTGAGACAAATATAATCTTAGTATTTCCATGCAAGGATAAGTtataatgcaaaaataaaaaccagAGGTGTAATTTACTTGGGCCACGGGTGTGAAGGGCATGGGTGAAGTCACCTGccttaattatgaaaaaaatgaagaaattaaaaatgggAAATAATATAAAGTGtcaaatattcatattttaaatgaaatttgagGTGTGGAATcaaaggaattttgaaaaaaaaaatgaaaaaatattttaaaatatgataattcaaaaaatattttaaatttatgacaATGAGGAGAAATCCAttgtttgaaattatattttaaaaatacaatttttataaaataaagttttttttcaaaaaaattactttaaattgaTATCTTAAGAAATGTCGtagatttgaaaatagttttaatagaataatattttatatcaatataaaaaatgtttttttttttttgaaatatcgAGATTTGAATTCACTTGGTAGAAGGTTGAGTTGAATGTGGAACATTTAAAGTGtgttttataatgattttagaaagtgtttctaatttttctataCGAAAGTACCATAACCATCTAAATCTATGAATTTGGCTATCATTTGTGATTATTCTacttcaaaatcttaaatttatcTTTCACCATCACGTCCTTATTCCTTATCTTGAATTTGATTCCATCTTCATCCACAAATGAGACTTCACCTTTACGTGTATGAGACTTTCTCTTCTTGAAAGTGAGTTGTTGAACAAGagatttttttcaaatgaacaAGATGCAGAGAAAGTGAACGTTACGAGTCTATTGACTTTTCATGAAATTCTTATTCTTTTGAAAAGGGATGAAAGTCGTAAGAAATGGGTTAAAGGCTTTATTGGTAGGGTTggcaaataaattttttatttttcaaatattagaaaaa from Vitis vinifera cultivar Pinot Noir 40024 chromosome 9, ASM3070453v1 includes these protein-coding regions:
- the LOC104880263 gene encoding uncharacterized protein LOC104880263, encoding MSNEWAQHKLSRTKLGRELEQLLFDHTYWDRLTNIVSLYEPLYVVLRLVDSEVVPTMPFVYELMHVMKENLIRQGAGDWMFKIIQDRWQKTLKHPLHAAAYFLNPRFQYRRGVGSDPELLQAVHDVFAKLDPTTESLGQFGNELVLFRDAKRGFGDRAAIASRSTMVPAAQKATQEVVVEKKEIRVME